A section of the Streptomyces sp. V3I8 genome encodes:
- a CDS encoding amino acid ABC transporter permease, with protein sequence MSSHTLTKVAAPHDAVPVRIVPRRRLGQWTAAGLVLVLLGLTVNSVARNEAFRWDVVGDYFTSPSVLRGLGLTLWLTALVMALGFALGALLAAGRLSANPVLRGVSWGYVWLFRSMPILVQLLFWFNIGALYPTLLGVRTVDLLGPVTVAVIGLTLHEAAYAAEVVRGGILSVDRGQIEAAQALGLSRWRRWWRIVLPQAMRSIVPPAGNMLIGTLKGTSIISVIAVQDLLYSVQLVYHRTYQVIPLLMVATLWYVIVTSVLSVGQYYVERHYGRGAERTR encoded by the coding sequence ATGTCCTCGCACACCCTCACCAAGGTGGCCGCACCGCACGACGCGGTACCCGTGCGCATCGTCCCCCGGCGCCGGCTCGGCCAGTGGACCGCCGCGGGCCTCGTCCTCGTCCTGCTCGGACTCACCGTCAACTCCGTCGCACGCAACGAGGCGTTCCGGTGGGACGTGGTCGGCGACTACTTCACCTCGCCCTCGGTGCTGCGCGGGCTCGGCCTGACCCTCTGGCTGACCGCCCTCGTCATGGCGCTCGGCTTCGCCCTCGGCGCCCTGCTCGCCGCGGGCCGGCTCTCCGCCAACCCCGTCCTGCGCGGCGTGAGCTGGGGGTACGTCTGGCTCTTCAGGTCGATGCCGATCCTGGTGCAGCTGCTGTTCTGGTTCAACATCGGGGCGCTCTACCCGACGCTCCTCGGTGTCAGGACGGTCGATCTGCTCGGGCCGGTCACGGTCGCCGTCATCGGCCTCACCCTGCACGAGGCCGCGTACGCCGCCGAGGTCGTGCGCGGCGGCATCCTCTCCGTGGACCGCGGCCAGATCGAGGCCGCCCAGGCGCTCGGGCTGAGCCGGTGGCGCCGCTGGTGGCGGATCGTGCTGCCGCAGGCCATGCGCTCCATCGTGCCGCCGGCCGGGAACATGCTGATCGGGACGCTCAAGGGCACCTCGATCATCAGCGTGATCGCCGTCCAGGACCTGCTCTACTCCGTGCAGCTCGTCTACCACCGCACCTACCAGGTCATCCCGCTCCTGATGGTGGCCACGCTCTGGTACGTCATCGTCACCTCGGTGCTCAGCGTCGGCCAGTACTACGTCGAGCGGCACTACGGGCGCGGTGCGGAGCGCACGCGATGA
- a CDS encoding FAD/NAD(P)-binding domain-containing protein yields the protein MSGPRPSLVIVGAGPRGTGLLERIAANAPELYAGSQLAGTGLDVHLVDPFPPGGGRIWREEQSPLLWMNSQAQDVTMFTDESVAMAGPVGEGPTLHEWAGLDGRVFADRQRQGTYLRWVYERTVAALPEGVRVHHHPRRAVRVAGPPGGRQQVWLEGLPHPLAADLVVLTLGHLDAELDEEQRGLAAYADAHGLVHLPPDFTADSDLSALAPGEPVLVRGFGLAFVDLMVLLTEGRGGRYETGGDGGLTYRASGREPVLHVGSRRGVPYHSKIGYDWTGERPPLPRFFGPGEVDALLALPGGPDFRRDVWPLVEKELGFAHYHRLFAAHPERTAMAWTDFEEKYAAANGAEIRALAASAVPDPADRLDLTALDHPLDGVRHASYDALQGGLRAYVEGDLARRHDAGHSPDLAVFLGLLSVYGQLVRLGDIGPWWHGFFSYLASGPPGPRLRQMLALSRAGVLRFLGAGLEVSAADGVFRATSATVPGQYVEARALVEARLPHPTVERTRDTLLRELYAEGAGATPEGLLAVDPADGRVLDRSGTPHPRRFALGPHTDARGSGAFTRPRTGGPAFRQNDATARAVLAFLRDLSCRAAA from the coding sequence ATGAGCGGGCCGCGTCCCTCGCTGGTGATCGTGGGCGCCGGACCGCGGGGCACCGGGCTCCTGGAGCGGATCGCCGCCAACGCGCCCGAGCTGTACGCCGGTTCGCAGCTCGCCGGGACCGGGCTCGACGTGCATCTCGTCGACCCGTTCCCGCCGGGCGGCGGCCGCATCTGGCGCGAGGAGCAGTCCCCGCTGCTGTGGATGAACTCCCAGGCCCAGGACGTCACCATGTTCACCGACGAGTCGGTGGCCATGGCCGGACCCGTGGGGGAGGGACCCACCCTGCACGAGTGGGCCGGACTCGACGGACGCGTCTTCGCCGACCGGCAGCGCCAGGGCACCTACCTGCGCTGGGTGTACGAGCGGACCGTCGCGGCGCTGCCCGAGGGCGTCCGGGTCCACCACCACCCCCGCCGCGCCGTGCGGGTCGCGGGCCCGCCCGGGGGACGCCAGCAGGTGTGGCTGGAAGGGCTGCCGCACCCGCTCGCCGCCGACCTCGTCGTCCTCACGCTCGGCCACCTCGACGCCGAACTCGACGAGGAGCAGCGCGGGCTGGCCGCGTACGCCGACGCCCACGGCCTCGTCCACCTGCCGCCCGACTTCACCGCCGACAGCGACCTGTCCGCCCTCGCCCCCGGTGAACCGGTGCTCGTACGCGGGTTCGGGCTCGCCTTCGTCGACCTGATGGTCCTCCTCACGGAAGGACGCGGCGGCCGCTACGAGACCGGCGGGGACGGCGGGCTGACGTACCGGGCGTCCGGGCGCGAGCCCGTCCTGCACGTCGGATCGCGGCGCGGGGTCCCCTACCACTCGAAGATCGGCTACGACTGGACCGGTGAACGGCCCCCGCTGCCCCGGTTCTTCGGGCCGGGCGAGGTGGACGCGCTGCTGGCGCTCCCCGGCGGACCCGACTTCCGCCGGGACGTGTGGCCGCTCGTCGAGAAGGAGCTGGGCTTCGCCCACTACCACCGGCTGTTCGCGGCGCACCCCGAGCGCACCGCCATGGCCTGGACGGACTTCGAGGAGAAGTACGCCGCGGCAAACGGCGCCGAGATCCGGGCACTGGCCGCCTCCGCCGTGCCCGACCCCGCCGACCGGCTGGACCTGACGGCGCTCGACCACCCGCTGGACGGGGTGCGCCACGCCTCCTACGACGCGCTCCAGGGCGGCCTGCGGGCGTACGTCGAGGGGGACCTCGCCCGCCGCCACGACGCCGGGCACAGTCCGGACCTGGCCGTCTTCCTCGGACTCCTCTCCGTCTACGGGCAGTTGGTGCGGCTCGGCGACATCGGGCCCTGGTGGCACGGCTTCTTCAGCTACCTCGCCTCGGGACCGCCCGGGCCGCGGCTGCGCCAGATGCTCGCCCTGTCACGGGCGGGGGTGCTGAGGTTCCTCGGCGCCGGCCTGGAGGTATCGGCCGCGGACGGGGTCTTCCGGGCCACGAGCGCCACCGTGCCCGGGCAGTACGTCGAGGCCCGCGCGCTCGTCGAGGCACGGCTGCCGCACCCGACGGTCGAGCGGACCCGCGACACCCTCCTGCGCGAGCTGTACGCCGAAGGGGCCGGCGCGACACCCGAGGGGCTGCTCGCCGTGGACCCCGCGGACGGGCGCGTCCTCGACCGGTCCGGCACCCCGCACCCGCGGCGCTTCGCGCTCGGACCGCACACCGACGCCCGGGGCTCCGGCGCGTTCACCCGGCCGCGCACCGGCGGACCCGCCTTCCGGCAGAACGACGCCACCGCACGCGCCGTGCTGGCCTTCCTGCGCGACCTCTCCTGTCGCGCCGCCGCGTAA
- a CDS encoding amino acid ABC transporter permease has protein sequence MSLTSDPPLVKTPVEPEDYGALKVVPVRHPWRWAAVIVTAVLLAQFIHGLATNAGWEWEVFAEFFTAEVVLKAVWVTLQLTVYGTALGFALGIVLAFMRLSASPFLKAVAFAYIWAFRSIPLIVQLLFWFNLAYLYEELEFGIPFGPGFFSFDTMGLVGAMSAAVLGLALHQAAYAAEIVRGGVLSVDSGQLEAAAALGIPRLRQIRRIVLPQAMRSILPNAANEVISLFKGTSIVSVMAIGELFYQVQVIYGRNGRVVPLLMVATAWYILLTTALSVIQHYVERHFAKGSTR, from the coding sequence ATGTCGCTGACCAGTGATCCACCCCTCGTCAAAACGCCCGTCGAACCCGAGGACTACGGCGCGCTCAAGGTGGTGCCCGTCCGCCATCCCTGGCGCTGGGCCGCCGTGATCGTGACCGCCGTGCTGCTCGCCCAGTTCATTCACGGGCTCGCCACCAACGCCGGCTGGGAATGGGAGGTGTTCGCCGAGTTCTTCACCGCCGAAGTGGTCCTGAAGGCGGTCTGGGTCACCTTGCAGCTGACCGTCTACGGCACGGCTCTGGGATTCGCGCTGGGGATCGTCCTCGCCTTCATGCGGCTGTCCGCCAGCCCGTTCCTGAAGGCCGTCGCCTTCGCGTACATCTGGGCGTTCCGGTCGATCCCGCTCATCGTGCAGCTCCTGTTCTGGTTCAACCTCGCCTACCTCTACGAGGAGCTGGAGTTCGGCATCCCCTTCGGGCCCGGCTTCTTCTCCTTCGACACGATGGGCCTGGTCGGCGCGATGAGCGCGGCCGTCCTGGGCCTCGCCCTGCACCAGGCCGCGTACGCCGCGGAGATCGTGCGCGGCGGTGTCCTGTCCGTCGACAGCGGGCAGCTGGAGGCGGCCGCCGCGCTCGGCATCCCCCGGCTGCGGCAGATCCGGCGGATCGTGCTCCCGCAGGCGATGCGCTCCATCCTGCCCAACGCCGCCAACGAGGTGATCTCCCTCTTCAAGGGCACCTCGATCGTCTCCGTCATGGCGATCGGCGAGCTCTTCTACCAGGTCCAGGTCATCTACGGACGCAACGGCCGGGTCGTACCGCTGCTCATGGTCGCGACGGCCTGGTACATCCTCCTGACCACCGCGCTCTCCGTGATCCAGCACTACGTGGAACGCCACTTCGCGAAGGGAAGCACCCGATGA
- a CDS encoding amino acid ABC transporter ATP-binding protein: MSAPTTPAADGTAAPMVDVRSVHKSFGSLEVLKGVDLQVRTGEVTVVLGPSGSGKSTLLRTINHLEKVDQGWISVDGSLVGYRRSGDKFHELREREILRQRTRIGFVFQNFNLFPHLTVLENIVEAPVSALKRPRKDATAAARRLLDRVGLADKADAYPKQLSGGQQQRVAIARALALEPRLLLFDEPTSALDPELVGEVLDVIKDLAHQGTTMIVVTHEIGFAREVADTVVFMDDGRVVERGAPGDVLDAPKHERTRAFLSKVL; the protein is encoded by the coding sequence ATGAGCGCGCCCACCACCCCCGCCGCCGACGGCACGGCCGCGCCCATGGTCGACGTCAGGTCCGTCCACAAGAGCTTCGGTTCGCTGGAGGTCCTCAAGGGCGTCGACCTGCAGGTGCGCACCGGCGAGGTCACCGTCGTCCTCGGCCCCTCCGGCTCCGGCAAGTCCACCCTGCTGCGCACCATCAACCACCTGGAGAAGGTCGACCAGGGCTGGATCAGTGTGGACGGCTCGCTCGTCGGCTACCGGCGTTCCGGCGACAAGTTCCACGAGCTGCGCGAGCGCGAGATCCTCAGGCAGCGCACCCGGATCGGGTTCGTCTTCCAGAACTTCAACCTCTTCCCGCACCTCACGGTGCTGGAGAACATCGTCGAGGCCCCGGTCTCCGCGCTGAAGCGGCCCCGCAAGGACGCCACCGCGGCGGCGCGCAGGCTGCTCGACCGGGTCGGCCTCGCCGACAAGGCCGACGCCTACCCGAAGCAGCTGTCCGGCGGGCAGCAGCAGCGCGTGGCCATCGCCCGGGCGCTCGCCCTGGAGCCCAGGCTGCTGCTCTTCGACGAGCCGACGTCCGCGCTCGACCCCGAGCTGGTCGGTGAGGTCCTCGACGTCATCAAGGACCTCGCCCACCAGGGCACCACGATGATCGTCGTCACGCACGAGATCGGCTTCGCCCGCGAGGTCGCCGACACCGTGGTCTTCATGGACGACGGCCGCGTCGTCGAACGGGGCGCCCCCGGCGACGTGCTCGACGCGCCGAAGCACGAGCGCACCCGCGCCTTCCTCTCCAAGGTCCTGTGA
- a CDS encoding ABC transporter substrate-binding protein translates to MTSRRTVLAASVAALVAVPLLSACGGDSDAAAGTGSSGTKKAGGVNIGPDQNRIRGTKVDEIAALVPAAIRERGTLKLGQSADASPPLGFYATDDKTRIGSEIDLATLVADTLGLKLDNDEVSWENLFVGLDSGKFDAVFSNVTVTEERKEKYDFATYRLDNIAFEAKKGSGWKVGKPADIAGRTIAVSSGTNQEKILVDWSEQNEKAGRKAVTIKYFQKDTDYYLALQSGRIDAYLGPSPSAAYHVATAGQSEIVGTLSGAGGDLQGKIAATTKKGSGLVDAYAAAVNHVIQDGSYAKVLKRWGLSGEAVPKSEINPPGLPKI, encoded by the coding sequence ATGACATCCCGACGCACCGTCCTCGCCGCCTCCGTCGCAGCCCTGGTCGCCGTCCCGCTGCTCAGCGCCTGCGGCGGTGACAGCGACGCGGCGGCCGGGACGGGCTCGTCCGGAACCAAGAAGGCCGGCGGCGTCAACATCGGCCCCGACCAGAACCGGATCCGCGGCACGAAGGTCGACGAGATCGCCGCGCTCGTCCCGGCGGCGATCCGCGAGCGCGGCACGCTGAAGCTCGGCCAGAGCGCCGACGCCTCGCCGCCACTCGGGTTCTACGCGACCGACGACAAGACGAGAATCGGCTCGGAGATCGACCTCGCCACCCTGGTCGCCGACACCCTCGGCCTGAAGCTCGACAACGACGAGGTCTCCTGGGAGAACCTCTTCGTCGGTCTGGACAGCGGCAAGTTCGACGCCGTCTTCTCGAACGTCACCGTCACCGAGGAGCGCAAGGAGAAGTACGACTTCGCCACCTACCGCCTCGACAACATCGCGTTCGAGGCGAAGAAGGGCAGCGGCTGGAAGGTCGGGAAGCCCGCGGACATCGCGGGCAGGACGATCGCCGTCTCCTCCGGCACCAACCAGGAGAAGATCCTCGTCGACTGGAGCGAGCAGAACGAGAAGGCCGGCCGCAAGGCCGTCACCATCAAGTACTTCCAGAAGGACACGGACTACTACCTGGCCCTGCAGTCGGGACGCATCGACGCCTACCTGGGCCCGAGCCCGTCCGCCGCGTACCACGTGGCGACCGCCGGGCAGTCGGAGATCGTCGGCACGCTCTCGGGCGCCGGGGGCGACCTCCAGGGCAAGATCGCCGCGACCACGAAGAAGGGCAGCGGGCTCGTCGACGCGTACGCGGCCGCCGTCAACCACGTGATCCAGGACGGCAGTTACGCGAAGGTGCTCAAGCGGTGGGGCCTGTCCGGCGAGGCCGTGCCGAAGTCGGAGATCAACCCGCCGGGCCTGCCGAAGATCTGA
- a CDS encoding LLM class flavin-dependent oxidoreductase, translating into MTAPNGRGLLHLAAAVDQEAAHDASAHVELTRLAERGGFDFVTLGDTFTRPGLDALAVLARVAPATTRIGLVPTVTTTHTEPFRVQAAVATLDWVSRGRAGWCIDVSTTEGEARLFGRRHAAPADALWQEAGQVADVAARLWDSREDGAAVHGTATGRSTGRGGAHHVDFEGDTFAVRGPSTAPRPPQGHPVRVVDATDRHARATAARYADVALVRGATPAQVGAVRAELHAAALAHGRNPDGLRVLAALTVDLGDGERAAERGHGGGGPRQTAQGPLYRGGPVDLAELIAAWHETGAADGFHLTPVEPSRDLERLVNGTVALLQHRGLFRTFYPGSTLREHLGLARPANRYAVTGGTS; encoded by the coding sequence ATGACAGCCCCGAACGGCCGAGGGCTCCTGCACCTGGCCGCCGCCGTCGACCAGGAGGCGGCCCACGACGCCTCGGCGCACGTCGAGCTGACGCGGCTCGCGGAGCGCGGCGGGTTCGACTTCGTGACACTGGGCGACACCTTCACACGGCCCGGGCTCGACGCGCTCGCCGTGCTGGCCCGGGTCGCACCCGCCACGACCCGCATCGGTCTGGTGCCGACCGTCACCACCACGCACACCGAACCGTTCCGCGTCCAGGCCGCCGTGGCGACCCTCGACTGGGTGAGCCGCGGCCGGGCCGGCTGGTGTATCGACGTGTCGACCACCGAGGGGGAGGCCCGCCTCTTCGGCCGTCGGCACGCCGCGCCCGCCGACGCGCTGTGGCAGGAGGCGGGACAGGTCGCCGACGTGGCGGCCCGGCTGTGGGACAGCCGGGAGGACGGTGCCGCGGTGCACGGCACGGCGACCGGCCGCTCCACCGGCCGCGGCGGAGCGCACCACGTCGACTTCGAGGGCGACACCTTCGCCGTACGCGGTCCCTCGACCGCGCCCAGACCCCCGCAGGGCCACCCGGTGCGGGTCGTCGACGCCACGGACCGGCACGCCCGGGCGACCGCCGCCCGGTACGCGGACGTGGCACTGGTACGGGGGGCGACCCCGGCCCAGGTCGGCGCCGTACGGGCGGAACTGCACGCCGCCGCGCTCGCGCACGGCCGGAACCCGGACGGGTTGCGCGTCCTGGCCGCGCTCACCGTCGATCTCGGTGACGGCGAGCGCGCGGCCGAGCGGGGCCACGGCGGGGGCGGCCCCCGGCAGACCGCGCAGGGCCCGCTCTACCGCGGCGGCCCCGTCGACCTCGCCGAACTGATCGCCGCCTGGCACGAGACCGGTGCCGCCGACGGCTTCCACCTCACCCCCGTCGAGCCCAGCCGTGACCTGGAACGCCTGGTCAACGGCACGGTCGCGCTGCTGCAGCACCGCGGGCTCTTCCGCACCTTCTACCCGGGCAGCACGCTCCGCGAGCACCTGGGGCTGGCCCGGCCCGCGAACCGGTACGCCGTGACAGGGGGAACGTCATGA
- a CDS encoding LLM class flavin-dependent oxidoreductase: MTVPAPAHASAGQPARGRMHLAAHVPGADDPTVGTDPRAGSPADFASYARLARAAERGLFDFLLLTEELRLHEHEGHVHEGHIHEGHVREADAAGRPEPVTVLNALAAVTGRLGLAASVGTRFIEPYELARGFATLDHLSGGRAAWHVAGSADALAGENFRGDGLPDRPGLLRSRAVEFVATAREVWDSWTPDGVSRPFAHRGRYFDIAGESTVARSPQGHPVVIRAVDAPEDREFAAADADVLLVPHRTPAASRALYADVKGRLAGYGRDHDDLKILVRAGFVLGDTAAEARRRAAGIRPPQVSPQTATGAEGRQSFVGTPEAVAAGMDGLVRTGAADGFLLAPHLVPGGLDEFVDRVVPLLQERGAFRTEYAGATLRSHLGLPDPVWKG, translated from the coding sequence ATGACCGTACCCGCACCCGCGCACGCATCCGCCGGACAGCCCGCCCGCGGACGGATGCACCTCGCCGCGCACGTCCCCGGCGCCGACGACCCGACCGTCGGGACCGACCCCCGGGCGGGGTCCCCGGCCGACTTCGCGTCCTACGCGCGGCTCGCGCGGGCCGCCGAACGGGGGCTGTTCGACTTCCTCCTGCTCACCGAGGAACTGCGGCTGCACGAGCATGAGGGACATGTCCACGAGGGGCATATCCACGAGGGGCATGTCCGCGAGGCGGACGCGGCCGGACGGCCCGAGCCGGTCACCGTGCTGAACGCGCTGGCCGCCGTCACCGGACGCCTCGGACTCGCCGCGTCGGTCGGTACGCGCTTCATCGAACCGTACGAACTCGCGCGCGGGTTTGCCACGTTGGACCACCTCAGCGGCGGACGCGCGGCATGGCACGTGGCGGGCTCCGCCGACGCCCTGGCCGGGGAGAACTTCCGGGGCGACGGACTTCCCGACCGGCCCGGACTTCTCCGGTCCCGCGCCGTCGAGTTCGTCGCCACGGCGCGGGAGGTGTGGGACTCCTGGACCCCGGACGGCGTCTCACGTCCGTTCGCGCACCGCGGCCGGTACTTCGACATCGCGGGCGAGTCCACCGTGGCGCGCTCCCCGCAGGGCCACCCCGTCGTCATCCGCGCGGTGGACGCGCCGGAGGACCGGGAGTTCGCCGCGGCGGACGCCGACGTGCTCCTCGTCCCGCACCGCACCCCGGCGGCGAGCCGTGCGCTCTACGCAGACGTGAAGGGCCGCCTCGCCGGGTACGGCCGTGACCACGACGACCTGAAGATCCTGGTGCGGGCCGGCTTCGTGCTCGGCGACACGGCCGCCGAGGCGCGGCGCAGAGCCGCCGGGATCCGGCCCCCGCAGGTCTCGCCGCAGACCGCGACCGGAGCTGAGGGCCGGCAGTCCTTCGTCGGCACGCCGGAGGCGGTCGCCGCCGGGATGGACGGGCTCGTACGGACCGGAGCGGCCGACGGGTTCCTCCTCGCACCGCACCTCGTGCCCGGCGGCCTCGACGAGTTCGTGGACCGGGTGGTGCCGCTGCTCCAGGAGCGCGGCGCGTTCCGCACGGAGTACGCCGGCGCGACGCTGCGCTCGCACCTCGGGCTGCCGGATCCGGTGTGGAAGGGCTGA
- a CDS encoding S1 family peptidase has protein sequence MRTKRTTPRSGIARRTRLIAVTTGLVAAAAFTVPAANANDASTFSSAQLKSANSSVLKADVPGTAWATDARTGKVVVTVDSTVSKAEIAKIKRAAGANAGALQIKSTPGKINKLIKGGDAIYASSWRCSLGFNVKNSAGADYFVTAGHCTDGAGTWWSNSGHTTTLGTTAGSSFPTNDYGLVRYTNTTVAKAGTAGSVDITSAATPAVGTTVLRTGSTTGTHSGRVTALNATVNYGGGDVVYGMIQTTVCAEPGDSGGSMYGSNGVAYGLTSGGSGNCTSGGTTFFQPVTEALSAYGVHVF, from the coding sequence GTGAGGACCAAGCGCACCACCCCCCGTAGCGGCATAGCGAGACGGACCCGGCTGATCGCCGTGACCACCGGACTCGTGGCCGCGGCCGCGTTCACCGTCCCTGCGGCGAACGCGAACGACGCGTCGACCTTCAGCAGCGCCCAGCTGAAGAGCGCCAACTCCTCCGTCCTGAAGGCCGATGTGCCCGGTACCGCCTGGGCCACCGACGCCAGGACCGGCAAGGTCGTGGTCACGGTCGACAGCACCGTCTCCAAGGCGGAGATCGCGAAGATCAAGCGCGCCGCGGGCGCCAACGCCGGTGCCCTGCAGATCAAGAGCACCCCGGGCAAGATCAACAAGCTGATCAAGGGTGGCGACGCCATCTACGCGAGCAGCTGGCGCTGTTCGCTGGGCTTCAACGTCAAGAACAGCGCGGGAGCCGACTACTTCGTGACGGCCGGTCACTGCACCGACGGCGCCGGCACCTGGTGGTCGAACTCGGGGCACACGACCACCCTCGGCACCACGGCCGGCTCCAGCTTCCCGACCAACGACTACGGGCTGGTGCGCTACACCAACACCACCGTCGCCAAGGCGGGCACCGCGGGCAGCGTGGACATCACCAGCGCCGCCACCCCGGCCGTGGGCACCACCGTCCTGCGCACCGGTTCCACCACCGGTACGCACAGCGGGCGGGTCACCGCCCTCAACGCGACCGTCAACTACGGTGGCGGCGACGTCGTCTACGGCATGATCCAGACCACGGTCTGCGCCGAGCCCGGCGACTCCGGCGGCTCGATGTACGGCAGCAACGGTGTCGCCTACGGTCTGACCTCCGGCGGCAGCGGCAACTGCACCTCCGGCGGTACGACGTTCTTCCAGCCGGTCACCGAAGCGCTGAGCGCCTACGGCGTCCACGTCTTCTAG
- a CDS encoding alpha/beta fold hydrolase, whose product MRDGRRLAFEEWGDPDGTPVVLLHDTPGCRLGTVPQDMMEARPGVRFIAYDRPGYGDSDRGPGRRVAQAARDVAALADALGLGRFSVLGRAGGAPHALACAALLPARVRRAAAMASLAPPAAEGLNWFEGMAAGSVEERTRALTDPVGFADRLAARAAAIRADPAQLLASVRDGLTDSDRRIVSVPAVSEMLLRTYRTALRTSAYGWLDDTLALLSDWGFDPARITRPVLLWHGALDTFSPVGHFEWLAGRIPRARPVLDPQGGHFSALEALPDVLDWLCATPRTDG is encoded by the coding sequence ATGCGGGACGGACGGCGGCTGGCGTTCGAGGAGTGGGGCGACCCGGACGGCACACCGGTGGTCCTGCTGCACGACACCCCGGGCTGCCGGCTCGGGACGGTGCCGCAGGACATGATGGAGGCACGCCCGGGGGTGCGGTTCATCGCGTACGACCGCCCGGGGTACGGGGACTCCGACCGCGGTCCCGGGCGCCGGGTGGCGCAGGCGGCGCGGGACGTGGCCGCGCTGGCCGACGCGCTCGGGCTCGGCCGGTTCTCGGTGCTGGGCAGGGCGGGCGGCGCCCCGCACGCGCTGGCCTGCGCGGCGCTGCTGCCGGCCCGGGTGCGGCGGGCCGCCGCGATGGCGAGCCTCGCGCCACCCGCCGCCGAAGGGCTGAACTGGTTCGAGGGGATGGCGGCGGGCAGCGTCGAGGAGCGCACCCGGGCACTGACCGACCCAGTGGGCTTCGCGGACCGGCTCGCCGCGCGGGCGGCCGCGATCCGGGCGGACCCGGCCCAGCTCCTCGCGTCGGTCCGCGACGGCCTCACCGACTCCGATCGGCGGATCGTCTCCGTGCCGGCCGTGAGCGAGATGCTGTTGCGCACCTACCGGACGGCGCTGCGCACTTCGGCGTACGGCTGGCTCGACGACACCCTCGCGCTGCTGAGCGACTGGGGTTTCGACCCGGCGCGCATCACCCGTCCCGTGCTGCTGTGGCACGGCGCCCTGGACACCTTCTCGCCGGTGGGGCACTTCGAGTGGCTGGCCGGGCGCATCCCCCGCGCCCGTCCGGTCCTGGACCCGCAGGGCGGTCACTTCTCGGCGCTGGAGGCCCTTCCGGACGTGCTGGACTGGCTGTGCGCGACACCGCGCACCGACGGCTGA
- a CDS encoding slipin family protein: MVEELVAAGAALASVGAVYAMAAARVVKQYERGVVLRLGRLRSGVRGPGFTMIVPFVDRLQKVNMQIVTMPVPGQDGITRDNVTVRVDAVIYFKVVSAADAVIKVEDYRFAVSQMAQTSLRSIIGKSELDDLLSNREKLNQGLELMIDSPAVEWGVSIDRVEIKDVSLPETMKRSMARQAEADRERRARVINADAELQASKKLAEAAGVMSEQPAALQLRLLQTVVAVAAEKNSTLVLPFPVELLRFLERAQPAQHGGAHVHAAQVPRPAAEAETGTGTGAEAGTGAEAVAGKAGSPEAQHLLAQWQQSMQEQLPPVEAPLDPDFGGSRSGQD, encoded by the coding sequence ATGGTCGAGGAGCTGGTGGCAGCCGGCGCTGCACTCGCGTCCGTCGGAGCGGTCTACGCGATGGCCGCGGCCCGGGTGGTCAAACAGTACGAGCGCGGAGTGGTGCTCCGGCTCGGAAGGCTGCGATCGGGGGTGCGCGGCCCGGGATTCACCATGATCGTGCCCTTCGTGGACCGGCTCCAGAAGGTCAACATGCAGATCGTGACGATGCCGGTGCCCGGGCAGGACGGCATCACCCGGGACAACGTCACGGTGCGGGTCGACGCCGTCATCTACTTCAAGGTGGTGTCCGCCGCGGACGCGGTCATCAAGGTCGAGGACTACCGGTTCGCGGTCTCGCAGATGGCGCAGACGTCACTGCGCTCGATCATCGGCAAGAGCGAGCTGGACGATCTGCTCTCCAACCGCGAGAAGCTCAACCAGGGGCTGGAGCTGATGATCGACAGCCCGGCCGTGGAGTGGGGCGTCTCCATCGACCGGGTGGAGATCAAGGACGTGTCGTTGCCGGAGACGATGAAGCGGTCCATGGCGCGCCAGGCGGAGGCCGACCGGGAGCGGCGGGCCCGGGTCATCAACGCGGACGCCGAACTGCAGGCCTCCAAGAAGCTGGCGGAAGCCGCCGGGGTGATGTCGGAGCAGCCCGCCGCGCTCCAGCTGCGGCTGCTGCAGACCGTGGTGGCGGTCGCGGCCGAGAAGAACTCCACGCTCGTACTGCCCTTCCCGGTCGAGCTGCTGCGCTTCCTGGAACGGGCCCAGCCGGCACAGCACGGGGGCGCCCACGTCCATGCGGCGCAGGTGCCGCGGCCGGCGGCCGAGGCCGAGACCGGAACCGGAACCGGGGCGGAGGCCGGAACCGGGGCGGAGGCCGTGGCCGGGAAGGCCGGATCCCCGGAGGCGCAGCACCTGCTGGCGCAGTGGCAGCAATCGATGCAGGAGCAACTCCCGCCCGTCGAGGCACCGCTGGATCCGGACTTCGGAGGGTCGAGATCCGGACAGGACTAG